A section of the Meles meles chromosome 8, mMelMel3.1 paternal haplotype, whole genome shotgun sequence genome encodes:
- the LOC123948633 gene encoding olfactory receptor 4C11-like: MQQNNSVTEFILLGLTQNPMRQKIVFVIFFIFYMGTMVGNLLIIVTIKSSRTLGSPMYFFLFYLSLADSFFSTSTAPRLIVDSLSAKKLITYHECMIQVFALHLFGSMEIFVLILMAADRYLAICKPLHYPTIMRRQVCTILIIFAWIGSFIHSISQIILALRLPFCGPNLIDPYCCDLQPLLKLACMDTYRINLLLVSNSGAICSSSFVILMISYIVILHSLRNHSAEGRRKALSTCTSHIIVVILFFGPCIFIYTRPPTTFPMDKMVAVFYTIGTPFLNPFIYTLRNAEVKNAMKNLWHITTTSKCVKWIEGNKSDIKRFLKQLEYETWSSEVR; this comes from the coding sequence ATGCAACAGAATAACAGTGTAACTGAGTTCATTCTGTTAGGATTGACCCAAAATcccatgagacagaaaatagTATTTGtaatcttcttcattttttatatggGAACCATGGTAGGGAATTTGCTGATTATTGTGACCATCAAGTCCAGCAGGACACTTGGGagccccatgtactttttcctattttatttgtcCCTTGCTGATTCCTTTTTCTCAACTTCCACAGCCCCCAGACTCATTGTGGATTCACTCTCTGCAAAAAAACTCATAACCTACCATGAGTGCATGATTCAAGTCTTTGCCCTACATTTATTTGGCTCTATGGAGATCTTTGTGCTCATCCTCATGGCCGCTGATCGTTATCTGGCCATCTGTAAGCCTTTACATTACCCAACCATCATGAGACGACAGGTCTGCACCATCCTTATTATTTTTGCATGGAtagggtcttttatccattctataTCCCAGATTATCCTGGCCTTGAGACTGCCTTTCTGTGGACCCAATTTGATTGATCCTTACTGCTGTGATTTGCAACCCTTGCTGAAACTTGCTTGCATGGACACCTATAGGATCAACCTACTGTTGGTGTCTAACAGTGGGGCCATTTGCTCAAGCAGTTTTGTGATTCTGATGATCTCATACATTGTCATCTTGCATTCCCTGAGAAATCACAgtgcagaaggaaggagaaaagctcTCTCTACTTGCACTTCTCACATCATCGTAGTAATCTTATTCTTCGGTCCatgtatattcatatacacaCGCCCCCCAACCACTTTCCCCATGGACAAGATGGTGGCCGTATTTTATACTATTGGGACCCCTTTTCTCAACCCATTCATCTACACCTTGAGGAATGCGGAAGTGAAAAATGCCATGAAAAACCTATGGCATATCACAACTACCTCTaag